From a single Adhaeribacter swui genomic region:
- a CDS encoding TolC family protein — protein MRNKKFLKWVGIAFISLSYTACSLPNLVQKNANTTMPASYSNSQDTVNTAKLRWKEFFTDPNLTALIDTALQHNQELNITLQEIAISRNEIRARKGEYLPFVGIRGGAGLDKVARFTNIGAMEATTEIKPEKEMPEPLPDFLVGAYANWEIDIWNKLHNAKRAAVSRYLASVEGRNFMVTNLIAEIANSYYELLALDNQLAIVQQNIKLQSNALEIVKLQKEATRVTELAVRRFQAQVLNTQSLQYDIQQKITETENRINFLVGRYPQPVARTTQSFVDLVPNAVHAGIPAQLLFNRPDIKKAELNLAAAKLDVKIAKAQFYPSLGISAGIGYQAFNPTYLFKPESLLYTLAGDLAAPLVNRNAIKSLYSSANAQQIQAVYNYERTILNANMEVVNQLAKINNLEKSYDLKAKEVEALNQSIDISNTLFTSARADYMEVLMTQRDALESRFDLVETKMQQMNAMVNIYRALGGGWN, from the coding sequence ATGCGTAATAAAAAATTTTTAAAATGGGTGGGAATAGCTTTTATTTCCCTGTCCTATACGGCTTGTAGTTTGCCGAATTTAGTACAAAAAAATGCCAACACAACAATGCCTGCGAGTTACAGCAACTCGCAGGATACGGTGAATACCGCAAAATTGCGTTGGAAAGAATTTTTCACCGATCCCAACCTGACGGCGCTCATTGATACCGCACTGCAGCACAACCAGGAACTAAATATTACGCTGCAGGAGATTGCTATTTCCCGGAACGAAATACGCGCCAGAAAAGGGGAGTACTTGCCATTTGTGGGTATAAGAGGCGGAGCCGGTCTGGATAAGGTAGCGCGCTTTACCAATATCGGGGCAATGGAAGCTACCACCGAAATTAAACCGGAAAAAGAAATGCCCGAACCCTTGCCAGATTTTTTAGTGGGCGCCTATGCTAACTGGGAAATAGACATCTGGAATAAGCTGCACAATGCTAAAAGAGCCGCGGTAAGCCGGTATTTAGCCAGTGTTGAAGGCCGGAACTTTATGGTGACCAATCTGATTGCCGAAATTGCTAATTCGTATTACGAATTGCTGGCCCTGGACAACCAGTTAGCCATTGTGCAGCAGAATATTAAATTGCAAAGCAATGCCCTGGAAATTGTAAAACTGCAGAAAGAAGCCACCCGGGTAACGGAGCTGGCGGTGCGGCGGTTTCAGGCGCAGGTGCTCAATACCCAAAGTTTGCAGTACGACATCCAACAAAAAATTACTGAAACCGAAAACCGGATTAACTTTTTAGTGGGTCGGTACCCGCAGCCGGTGGCAAGGACTACGCAAAGTTTTGTAGATTTAGTACCAAATGCCGTTCATGCAGGTATTCCGGCGCAATTGCTATTTAATCGTCCGGATATTAAAAAAGCCGAATTAAACTTAGCGGCGGCCAAGCTAGACGTTAAAATTGCAAAAGCGCAGTTCTATCCATCGTTAGGTATTTCGGCCGGAATAGGGTATCAGGCATTTAACCCAACTTATTTGTTTAAGCCAGAATCTTTGCTCTATACTTTAGCCGGCGATTTGGCGGCGCCATTGGTGAACAGAAATGCGATTAAATCATTATACAGCAGTGCCAATGCGCAACAAATTCAGGCCGTATACAATTACGAGCGTACCATTTTAAACGCGAACATGGAGGTAGTTAATCAACTGGCTAAAATCAATAACCTGGAAAAAAGTTATGATTTAAAAGCGAAAGAAGTAGAAGCTTTAAACCAGTCGATAGATATATCCAATACGTTGTTTACTTCGGCCCGGGCCGATTACATGGAAGTTTTAATGACGCAGAGGGATGCTTTAGAATCAAGGTTTGATTTAGTAGAAACCAAAATGCAGCAAATGAATGCCATGGTTAATATCTATCGCGCCTTAGGTGGTGGCTGGAATTAA
- a CDS encoding TolC family protein: protein MVNQSKKMLVAGMLLTGMLANYTGRAQVQSTSQTQSQPQKTTWTLQECVEYGLEHNLLLKQSGLNRELAFINAKQARNNVLPTVGASTSYSFNSGLNNDPTTGVLVNSNTRTNNIQVNANVPVFNGFQLRNSIKQTYLNYQASLSDLEKTQNDVLLNIVSQYLEIILSDELLAAAKLQLASSKDQAARTQKLFQAGSVAENNVFEINSQIATDEVSIINAQNRRDIAAVNLMQLLDLQNLPDFKVVKPDIKDPDEDVITFNADNVFDVAQQRMPEIKAADLRAQSALVGVKVSQGALLPQLSLGGNFNTAHFNLLKDRVVDQGPEVTTLATVGFVNGDPNLPVTTAITRRQPVVEDYTYFTQLQDNRGIGLFLNLSIPIFNGFSARNGVLRSKINHKNAVLNTEITRNQLRQTIQQSYADAVAAQKRFIAMKKQLESFQLTFRNAEIRFNNGVLNSTDYNVARNNFTRAQLDLIQAKYEYTFRLKVLDFYQGKKITF from the coding sequence ATGGTAAATCAATCCAAAAAAATGCTTGTTGCCGGTATGCTGCTCACCGGTATGCTGGCTAATTACACCGGTCGAGCACAAGTGCAAAGTACCTCTCAAACCCAATCGCAACCGCAAAAAACTACCTGGACCTTACAAGAATGCGTGGAATATGGCTTAGAGCATAATTTGCTTTTAAAACAATCCGGCTTAAACCGGGAACTGGCATTTATAAACGCCAAACAAGCCCGTAATAACGTATTGCCTACTGTGGGGGCAAGTACTTCGTACAGCTTTAACTCGGGTTTAAATAATGACCCTACTACCGGGGTTTTGGTGAACAGCAATACCCGAACTAACAACATTCAGGTAAATGCCAACGTGCCGGTTTTTAATGGATTTCAATTGCGCAACTCCATTAAACAAACGTACCTGAATTACCAGGCTTCGCTTTCAGATTTAGAAAAGACTCAGAATGATGTGCTGTTAAACATTGTTTCGCAATACTTAGAAATAATATTGAGCGACGAATTATTAGCTGCCGCCAAATTGCAATTGGCCAGTTCTAAAGACCAGGCTGCCCGCACCCAAAAGCTTTTTCAGGCGGGTAGTGTGGCCGAAAACAACGTTTTTGAGATTAATTCCCAAATCGCTACCGACGAGGTAAGCATTATTAATGCCCAAAACCGGCGCGATATTGCGGCGGTTAACTTAATGCAATTGCTGGATTTGCAAAATTTACCTGATTTTAAAGTAGTAAAGCCGGACATTAAAGATCCGGATGAAGATGTTATTACTTTCAACGCCGATAATGTATTTGATGTAGCCCAGCAGCGCATGCCCGAAATTAAAGCGGCAGATCTACGGGCTCAAAGTGCATTGGTGGGCGTTAAAGTATCCCAGGGTGCCTTGCTGCCGCAATTATCCTTGGGTGGAAATTTTAATACGGCTCATTTTAACCTGCTGAAGGACCGGGTGGTAGATCAAGGGCCAGAAGTAACTACCTTAGCCACCGTTGGTTTTGTAAATGGCGACCCTAATTTACCAGTCACTACCGCCATTACCCGCAGACAGCCGGTGGTGGAAGATTATACATATTTTACCCAATTACAGGATAACCGCGGTATTGGGTTGTTTTTAAATTTAAGCATTCCAATCTTTAATGGCTTCAGTGCCCGAAACGGCGTGTTACGCTCAAAAATTAATCACAAGAATGCCGTTTTAAATACCGAAATTACCCGCAACCAGCTCCGGCAAACCATTCAACAATCATACGCCGATGCGGTGGCGGCGCAAAAACGATTTATTGCCATGAAAAAGCAGTTAGAATCGTTTCAGCTAACGTTCCGGAACGCCGAAATCCGGTTCAACAATGGGGTTCTCAATTCAACGGATTACAACGTGGCCCGCAATAACTTTACCCGAGCGCAACTGGATCTAATACAGGCAAAGTACGAGTACACCTTCCGATTAAAAGTTTTAGATTTCTATCAAGGTAAAAAAATAACTTTCTAG
- a CDS encoding TIGR04282 family arsenosugar biosynthesis glycosyltransferase translates to MNKKLLLIFVKNAVLGKVKSRLAATLGSEKALEIYQLLLQKTFEVTVALPVTKAVYYSDYVTEDLFKPPYYEKYIQSEGDLGERMQNAFAQAFAAGYEQVCIIGSDCFELTESIIEQAFEKLAQNDVVIGPAVDGGYYLLGLKSMQESFFKNKNWSTDTVLEDTLNNVKTAGQTVALLPQLTDIDEEKDLVTIRGLNL, encoded by the coding sequence ATGAATAAAAAACTGTTATTAATTTTTGTAAAAAATGCCGTATTGGGTAAGGTTAAAAGCCGTTTAGCAGCTACACTGGGTTCCGAAAAAGCGCTGGAAATATATCAATTACTTTTACAAAAAACCTTTGAAGTTACCGTGGCTTTGCCGGTAACAAAGGCCGTATATTACTCTGATTATGTAACCGAAGATTTATTTAAACCGCCGTATTACGAAAAGTACATTCAATCGGAAGGTGATTTGGGGGAGCGGATGCAAAATGCCTTTGCCCAAGCCTTTGCCGCCGGTTACGAGCAGGTTTGTATAATTGGCAGCGATTGCTTCGAACTCACCGAATCTATTATTGAACAAGCGTTTGAAAAACTAGCGCAGAACGATGTGGTGATTGGGCCGGCAGTAGACGGCGGTTATTACTTGTTAGGCCTTAAATCGATGCAGGAATCTTTTTTTAAAAATAAAAACTGGAGCACCGATACGGTATTGGAAGATACTTTAAACAATGTAAAAACAGCGGGCCAAACCGTAGCCTTACTGCCCCAATTAACCGACATTGATGAAGAAAAAGATTTAGTGACTATCCGTGGTTTAAATTTATAG
- a CDS encoding NAD(P)H-dependent glycerol-3-phosphate dehydrogenase: MESVAVIGGGSWATALVKIISENKNPVKWWFRHAADVAHLQTYRHNARYLSGVTFDLQFVEPSTDLAAVIKQAKWVILAVPAAFVESVLQNLPADIFSGKFLVSAIKGMIPEKNCLVTEYLQTNFRVPMNQQCVIAGPCHAEEVALEKQSYLSIGALDKELAESFCALLRNRYVRATPVEDIYGIEYCAVMKNIIALACGIAHGLNYGDNFQAVMVSNAMQEIEAFLQAIHPGARNLSGSAYLGDLLVTAYSQFSRNRTFGNMVGRGYSVKSAQVEMNMIAEGYYAVKIIHELNKKLRVPMPITSAAYNILYERISPPIEIAILKEKFH, translated from the coding sequence TTGGAAAGCGTAGCGGTAATTGGTGGCGGCAGTTGGGCTACTGCCCTGGTAAAAATAATTTCGGAAAACAAAAATCCGGTAAAATGGTGGTTCCGGCACGCAGCCGATGTAGCGCATTTACAAACTTACCGGCATAATGCCCGGTATTTAAGCGGCGTTACTTTCGACTTGCAGTTTGTAGAACCTTCTACGGATTTAGCAGCGGTTATTAAACAAGCAAAGTGGGTTATTTTAGCGGTGCCCGCCGCTTTTGTAGAATCGGTTTTACAGAATTTACCAGCAGATATTTTCTCGGGCAAGTTTTTGGTGTCGGCTATTAAAGGTATGATTCCCGAAAAAAACTGCCTGGTAACGGAATACCTACAAACAAATTTTAGGGTACCCATGAATCAGCAATGCGTAATTGCCGGACCTTGCCACGCCGAAGAAGTAGCCCTGGAAAAACAATCGTATTTAAGCATTGGCGCTTTAGATAAGGAATTAGCCGAAAGTTTTTGCGCTTTGCTGCGCAACCGGTACGTGCGGGCTACGCCGGTAGAAGATATTTATGGCATTGAATACTGCGCCGTCATGAAAAATATTATTGCGCTGGCCTGTGGCATTGCCCATGGTTTAAACTACGGCGATAACTTTCAGGCGGTGATGGTTTCTAATGCCATGCAGGAGATTGAAGCATTTTTGCAGGCCATCCACCCAGGAGCGCGTAATTTAAGCGGATCCGCGTACCTCGGCGATTTACTCGTAACCGCGTACTCCCAATTTAGCCGGAACCGTACTTTTGGTAATATGGTAGGCCGGGGTTATTCGGTAAAATCGGCACAGGTAGAAATGAACATGATTGCCGAAGGTTATTACGCCGTTAAAATTATTCATGAGCTGAATAAAAAGCTGCGGGTACCTATGCCTATTACTTCGGCCGCTTATAACATTCTCTACGAGCGCATTTCACCGCCCATAGAGATTGCCATCTTAAAAGAAAAATTTCACTAA
- a CDS encoding oxygenase MpaB family protein, with the protein MKYFVAEGSVVRQIWGNSDTILFIFAGAAAEFALNKAVDWLYFTGRLPADPLGRLFSTVAYARLIVFSEKEDALKTIDKMAAIHAAVEAKRGFKIPDWAYRDVLFMLIDYSIRAHELMHRPLTQKEKAEVCSVFLQVSQRMQIKNLPENYPEWLMMREDHLQQDLMISNFTTDLYRQYQKHLGLFRFYLLKQGQLLIVPLRVKTMLFPGKTALLKPVVALYKFSRILKLDEILKKSILPPAYWAQIRDLDKAPTYSKVF; encoded by the coding sequence ATGAAGTATTTTGTAGCGGAAGGTTCGGTAGTTCGGCAGATTTGGGGGAACAGCGATACCATTTTGTTTATTTTTGCGGGTGCCGCGGCGGAGTTCGCTTTAAACAAAGCTGTAGATTGGCTGTACTTCACGGGACGATTGCCTGCTGATCCGCTCGGCCGTCTATTTTCAACGGTGGCGTATGCACGCTTAATCGTATTTTCGGAGAAAGAAGATGCGCTTAAAACTATTGATAAAATGGCTGCTATCCACGCTGCCGTGGAAGCGAAACGAGGCTTTAAAATACCAGATTGGGCTTACCGTGATGTTTTGTTTATGCTGATAGATTACTCTATCCGAGCTCATGAATTAATGCACCGCCCCTTAACCCAAAAAGAGAAAGCAGAAGTATGCTCGGTTTTTTTGCAGGTAAGCCAACGGATGCAAATTAAAAACTTACCCGAAAATTACCCGGAGTGGCTAATGATGCGGGAAGATCATCTGCAGCAAGATTTAATGATTAGTAATTTTACCACGGATTTGTATCGCCAATACCAAAAACATTTAGGTTTGTTTCGCTTTTATTTACTAAAACAAGGACAGCTTTTAATTGTACCGCTGCGGGTAAAAACCATGCTATTTCCGGGTAAAACTGCTTTGTTAAAGCCGGTAGTGGCGCTGTATAAATTTAGCCGGATTTTAAAATTGGACGAAATTTTAAAAAAAAGTATTTTGCCCCCGGCCTACTGGGCGCAAATCCGGGATTTAGATAAAGCGCCTACCTACTCCAAAGTTTTTTAA
- a CDS encoding glycoside hydrolase family 43 protein, with translation MKHYLICLILSFVCLNSIAQSKTPGMYQNPVIAGDFADPSVIRVGNTYYAVGTSSEWGPAYPIYQSKDLVNWQYVGPVFKSLPDWTMGSYWAPELYYRNNTFFVYYTARRKTDQRSYIGVATSKDLSKGFTDHGCLLEWTSEAIDAFVLEDAGKLYITWKAYGLDKGKAIQILGRELTPDGLKDTGNVFTLLQAEPNNWEAGGAEGQAIFKKGKYFYMTYSGNTCCGPECDYQVGIARAEKLQGPWEKFSGNPILKGDENWKCPGHGTVVTTPDNRYFYLHHAYNGTDFTYAGRQGVLSELVWDNNTGWPTFKYGINTPVQAEAPVKVVQQQNLNVAADFKKKPQHIPWVWDVSQPLPAYTVNKGYLQIKNNSVLPVGSFLGMVIKKGTYTFTTEVVPQAEVLQSICIYGDAKNALGFGVSQESLELWQIKDGNKKILKKQSLPDNKTPVYLTLWSKKGKNYQFSWKHKAGKTNTLEVPNVDSSYLPRWDRAPRVGLSVSGKQNSAGKISSLLLQYD, from the coding sequence ATGAAGCATTATTTAATATGCCTGATTTTGAGTTTTGTTTGTTTAAATAGTATAGCGCAATCTAAAACTCCGGGTATGTATCAAAATCCGGTAATTGCGGGCGACTTTGCTGATCCATCTGTTATCCGGGTAGGAAATACTTACTACGCAGTTGGCACTTCTTCGGAATGGGGCCCGGCTTATCCCATTTATCAATCTAAAGATTTAGTGAACTGGCAGTATGTAGGTCCGGTTTTTAAAAGTTTACCCGACTGGACCATGGGCAGTTATTGGGCGCCCGAACTGTATTACCGCAACAATACTTTTTTTGTGTATTACACCGCGCGCCGTAAAACCGATCAGCGTTCTTACATTGGGGTGGCCACAAGCAAAGATTTAAGCAAAGGTTTTACCGATCACGGTTGTTTACTGGAATGGACCAGCGAAGCCATTGATGCCTTTGTGTTGGAAGATGCTGGTAAATTGTATATTACCTGGAAAGCCTATGGCCTGGACAAAGGCAAAGCCATCCAGATACTCGGCCGCGAGCTCACCCCCGATGGCCTTAAAGATACCGGCAATGTATTTACTTTGTTGCAAGCCGAACCGAACAACTGGGAAGCCGGCGGAGCCGAAGGACAAGCTATATTTAAAAAAGGCAAATATTTTTACATGACCTATTCCGGCAATACCTGCTGCGGTCCCGAATGTGATTACCAGGTAGGCATTGCCCGCGCCGAAAAATTACAAGGTCCCTGGGAAAAATTTTCCGGTAACCCCATTTTAAAAGGCGATGAAAACTGGAAATGTCCCGGCCACGGCACCGTAGTAACTACCCCGGATAACCGCTACTTTTACCTGCACCACGCCTACAACGGCACCGACTTCACTTACGCCGGTCGGCAGGGGGTATTAAGCGAATTAGTTTGGGATAACAACACAGGTTGGCCCACTTTTAAATACGGCATTAATACGCCGGTGCAAGCAGAAGCGCCAGTAAAAGTGGTGCAGCAGCAAAACCTGAATGTAGCGGCAGATTTTAAAAAAAAACCTCAGCATATTCCTTGGGTTTGGGATGTAAGCCAGCCCTTACCAGCGTATACCGTGAACAAGGGCTATTTGCAAATCAAGAATAATAGCGTATTACCGGTTGGTAGTTTTTTAGGCATGGTAATTAAAAAAGGCACTTATACTTTTACCACCGAAGTAGTGCCCCAAGCAGAAGTTTTACAAAGCATTTGTATTTACGGCGATGCTAAAAACGCCTTAGGATTTGGAGTGAGCCAGGAGTCATTGGAACTTTGGCAGATAAAAGACGGAAACAAGAAAATTTTAAAAAAGCAATCTTTACCGGATAACAAAACTCCCGTTTACCTGACATTATGGAGCAAAAAAGGAAAGAATTACCAATTTTCCTGGAAACACAAAGCCGGCAAAACCAACACGCTGGAAGTACCTAATGTAGACAGTTCGTATTTACCCCGCTGGGACCGGGCTCCCCGGGTAGGTTTAAGCGTAAGTGGCAAACAAAACAGCGCCGGCAAAATAAGTTCTCTTCTGCTGCAATACGATTAA
- a CDS encoding efflux RND transporter periplasmic adaptor subunit: protein MAKRKSNRLLYILGAIALLLITGLAVAKKQGWIGKPNGVEVTVAKAKQTKIIEKVSASGKVQPEVEVKISPDVSGEITELHVKEGDSVVKGQLLLRIRADNYKSMVEAQQARVNTERANLAQAKAQLSQLIASSTNIRLTHERNVELFKQKVISQADFDQSKAQYEASLQEIESTRQRVRASEFNLKSAQASLNDANENLRKTTIYAPVSGTISKLSVERGERVVGTSQMAGTEMLRIANLNSMEVRVNVNENDIIRVGLGDSAIVEVDSYSNDDTKFRGVVTAIANTAKDATTLEAVTEFEVRIRLLSDSYNNLKKKHATPFRPGMTASVDIITEQKDNVLSVPLAAVTTRNENGEGTNNSAPPANQQNQNQDNANNKAKSDAANDKLKEVIFVQENGKAKMVEVKTGISDFDNIEITSGLKPGQEVISGPFRAVTSQLKNGTAVIVKDEKSLNKTGGDEKEGNS, encoded by the coding sequence ATGGCGAAAAGAAAATCAAACCGCTTATTATATATATTAGGAGCTATAGCACTGTTATTAATAACGGGTCTGGCCGTGGCAAAAAAACAAGGCTGGATAGGAAAGCCTAACGGCGTAGAAGTAACGGTAGCCAAAGCCAAGCAAACTAAAATTATTGAAAAAGTAAGTGCCTCGGGCAAGGTGCAGCCCGAAGTAGAAGTAAAAATTAGTCCGGACGTATCCGGTGAAATCACGGAATTACACGTAAAAGAAGGCGACTCCGTGGTAAAAGGGCAATTATTGCTGCGTATACGGGCCGATAATTACAAATCGATGGTAGAAGCCCAGCAAGCCCGGGTAAATACCGAACGGGCTAACCTGGCCCAGGCCAAAGCGCAATTGTCGCAGTTAATTGCCAGCAGCACTAACATACGCCTAACCCACGAGCGGAACGTAGAATTGTTTAAGCAAAAAGTGATTTCGCAGGCCGATTTTGACCAGAGCAAAGCGCAGTACGAAGCCAGTTTACAGGAAATTGAATCGACGCGCCAGCGAGTCCGGGCATCGGAATTTAATTTAAAAAGCGCCCAGGCCAGCTTAAACGATGCCAACGAAAACCTCCGGAAAACCACCATTTACGCGCCCGTGAGCGGCACCATTTCTAAATTAAGCGTAGAACGTGGCGAACGGGTAGTAGGAACATCGCAAATGGCGGGTACCGAAATGCTCCGGATTGCCAACTTAAACTCCATGGAAGTACGGGTAAATGTTAACGAAAACGATATCATCCGGGTAGGTCTCGGCGATTCGGCCATCGTGGAAGTAGACTCCTACTCCAACGACGATACCAAGTTCCGAGGCGTAGTTACGGCCATAGCCAACACCGCTAAAGATGCCACCACCCTGGAGGCTGTTACCGAGTTTGAAGTGCGTATCCGGTTGTTAAGCGATTCTTACAATAATTTAAAAAAGAAACATGCTACTCCTTTCCGGCCGGGCATGACGGCTTCCGTGGATATTATTACCGAACAAAAAGACAATGTTTTATCGGTACCTTTAGCGGCCGTAACCACGCGCAACGAAAACGGCGAAGGAACCAACAACTCCGCGCCACCGGCCAATCAGCAAAACCAAAACCAGGACAACGCAAACAACAAAGCCAAATCTGATGCTGCCAACGACAAATTGAAAGAAGTAATTTTTGTGCAGGAAAACGGCAAAGCCAAAATGGTGGAAGTTAAAACCGGAATCAGCGATTTTGACAATATTGAAATTACCAGCGGCTTAAAACCCGGTCAGGAAGTAATTTCGGGTCCGTTCCGGGCAGTAACCTCTCAGTTAAAAAATGGTACGGCTGTTATTGTGAAAGATGAAAAATCTTTGAACAAAACAGGAGGCGATGAAAAAGAAGGTAATTCTTAA
- a CDS encoding rhodanese-like domain-containing protein, translating to MKKLLSLAQMLFTLTIPGCGQNAFDRQLKLLYKQTVPLIQPDQLTSLYQQKTPFILLDTRSPAEYEVSHLPQARFVNYKPFTLSELEDINPNMPVILYCSVGVRSEKIGEKLQEAGFKNIRNLYGGIFTWKNQGHPVVDRYNQPTEKVHAYNRVWGIWLKKGIKVYE from the coding sequence ATGAAAAAACTACTTTCGTTAGCGCAAATGCTTTTTACTTTAACCATACCCGGGTGCGGGCAAAATGCATTTGACCGGCAACTTAAATTATTATACAAACAAACGGTACCCCTCATTCAACCAGATCAACTTACAAGTCTTTACCAACAAAAAACGCCTTTTATATTACTGGATACACGCTCTCCGGCCGAATACGAGGTTAGCCACTTGCCGCAAGCCAGGTTTGTTAATTACAAACCTTTTACTTTATCTGAATTAGAGGATATAAATCCGAATATGCCGGTTATTCTTTATTGCTCGGTGGGGGTGCGGAGCGAAAAAATCGGGGAAAAGTTACAAGAAGCGGGTTTTAAGAATATTCGTAATTTGTACGGCGGCATCTTTACCTGGAAAAACCAGGGGCACCCGGTTGTAGATCGTTATAATCAACCTACCGAAAAAGTGCATGCCTATAACCGGGTGTGGGGCATTTGGCTGAAAAAAGGAATTAAAGTTTATGAATAA
- a CDS encoding peroxiredoxin family protein: protein MNKKVLLIIIVIAGIVGWMFVSRKQTVLEEDTNTPVQASAPLALQNDLPNLPLLKPDQTKLSTKELKGKTIIIFFEPDCEHCQREANEMQKHLPAFANYNVYFVSPAPMDQMQQFFMKYNLSGPNISYAQTPNSNILQEFGAIPAPSIFIYSEQGKLVKAFKGETPMDNILPLL from the coding sequence ATGAATAAAAAAGTATTATTGATTATAATTGTAATTGCCGGAATTGTAGGATGGATGTTTGTGAGTCGTAAACAAACCGTATTAGAAGAAGACACCAACACACCGGTGCAAGCCAGTGCCCCCCTGGCGCTCCAAAACGATTTACCCAATTTACCTTTACTCAAACCCGACCAGACCAAACTTTCTACGAAGGAATTAAAAGGCAAAACAATTATTATTTTCTTTGAACCAGACTGCGAGCATTGCCAGCGCGAGGCCAACGAGATGCAAAAGCATTTACCGGCCTTTGCCAATTACAACGTGTATTTTGTTTCGCCGGCCCCCATGGACCAAATGCAGCAGTTTTTTATGAAATACAATTTATCGGGGCCCAACATATCTTATGCGCAAACACCGAACAGTAATATTCTGCAGGAATTTGGGGCAATACCGGCGCCATCCATTTTTATTTATTCGGAGCAAGGTAAATTGGTAAAAGCTTTCAAGGGCGAAACCCCCATGGATAATATCCTGCCTTTGTTGTAA